One window from the genome of Candidatus Aminicenantes bacterium encodes:
- a CDS encoding PLP-dependent cysteine synthase family protein: MDILETIGNTPLVTLRRFNGESGRVRVLVKLEGNNPGGSIKDRAALYMIRSAQGAGCLNPSQTILEATSGNTGIALAMIGSACGYRVRIAMPAGVGRERLGMIKAFGAEVELTPAEDGTDGAIRRVREIYENRPENFYLVNQFANAQNIRAHRETTGPEIFARAGETIRAIVAGLGSCGTIMGVAEYFKEQSPTTLIVGVEPQKGHRIPGLKNMEESEVPKIFNKEFIDLRMTVNDRDAFDAARALALREGIFAGMSSGAAVCAALRLARDLRWGTIVAILPDRGDRYLSTNLFNP, from the coding sequence ATGGACATTTTAGAAACCATAGGCAATACGCCGCTGGTGACCCTGCGTCGTTTCAACGGCGAATCCGGCCGGGTGCGCGTTCTGGTCAAATTGGAGGGCAACAATCCCGGGGGTTCAATTAAAGACCGCGCAGCCCTCTATATGATTCGTTCCGCACAAGGGGCCGGCTGCCTGAATCCGTCTCAAACCATTCTGGAAGCCACATCCGGGAATACGGGCATCGCCCTGGCCATGATCGGTTCCGCTTGCGGCTACCGGGTAAGAATTGCCATGCCGGCCGGAGTCGGCCGTGAACGCCTTGGAATGATCAAGGCGTTCGGTGCCGAGGTGGAATTGACTCCGGCCGAGGACGGGACGGATGGAGCCATTCGCCGGGTGCGGGAGATATACGAAAATCGGCCTGAAAACTTCTATCTGGTGAATCAATTCGCCAACGCGCAGAACATCCGCGCCCACCGTGAAACAACAGGTCCTGAAATTTTTGCCCGGGCCGGCGAAACGATCCGTGCGATTGTCGCGGGCCTGGGCTCGTGCGGGACCATCATGGGGGTGGCGGAGTATTTCAAAGAACAAAGCCCCACTACCCTGATTGTCGGTGTCGAACCGCAAAAGGGGCATCGCATCCCGGGTTTAAAGAACATGGAAGAATCGGAAGTGCCAAAGATTTTCAATAAAGAATTTATTGACCTGAGAATGACGGTCAATGATCGGGATGCTTTTGATGCCGCCAGGGCCCTGGCCCTGCGGGAAGGCATCTTCGCCGGCATGTCGAGCGGGGCCGCTGTCTGCGCCGCACTGCGACTGGCTCGGGATTTGCGTTGGGGAACGATTGTCGCCATCCTGCCGGATAGGGGTGATCGCTACCTCAGCACAAATCTTTTCAATCCATGA
- the aroF gene encoding 3-deoxy-7-phosphoheptulonate synthase — MSRASLFSREVGAPQRTEITIGSVSVGRDFLLIAGPCSVENEKQTTETAREVAAAGANMLRGGAFKPRTSPYSFQGLGIKGLQILARAREETGLPVVTEVIDPRDAGWVSEYVDMLQIGARNMQNYSLLREVGKIGKPVLLKRGMQSTLEEWLNCAEYILAEGNPNVILCERGIRTFEKFTRNTLDLSMVPAVKELSHLPVIIDPSHGTGKRSMIEPMSLAAVAAGSDGLMIEVHVHPGEALSDGDQSLYPEQFARLAARIRSLMQFMKKAELADEH; from the coding sequence ATGAGTCGGGCCAGCCTCTTTTCCCGGGAAGTGGGAGCCCCGCAAAGAACGGAAATTACCATCGGATCCGTGTCCGTGGGGCGGGATTTTCTCTTGATTGCCGGGCCATGCTCGGTGGAAAACGAAAAACAGACCACCGAAACCGCCCGGGAAGTGGCGGCTGCCGGGGCAAACATGTTGCGCGGCGGAGCCTTCAAGCCGCGTACTTCTCCCTATTCCTTTCAGGGTTTGGGAATCAAGGGGTTGCAGATTCTTGCCCGGGCCCGCGAAGAGACCGGGCTTCCCGTGGTAACCGAGGTAATCGATCCGCGCGACGCCGGCTGGGTCAGTGAATACGTCGACATGCTTCAGATCGGCGCCAGGAACATGCAGAATTACTCCCTGCTCCGGGAAGTCGGAAAAATCGGCAAACCGGTACTGCTCAAGCGCGGTATGCAATCGACCCTGGAAGAATGGCTCAACTGCGCCGAATACATACTGGCCGAGGGCAATCCCAACGTCATCCTCTGTGAACGGGGCATCCGTACTTTTGAAAAATTCACGCGCAACACCCTGGACCTGAGCATGGTACCGGCGGTCAAAGAACTTTCTCACCTGCCGGTGATCATTGATCCATCCCACGGCACGGGCAAACGCTCAATGATTGAACCCATGAGCCTGGCCGCCGTGGCGGCCGGCAGTGACGGACTGATGATTGAAGTCCATGTCCATCCGGGCGAAGCCTTAAGTGACGGCGATCAAAGCCTCTATCCTGAACAGTTCGCCCGCCTGGCCGCCAGGATAAGATCTTTAATGCAATTCATGAAAAAAGCGGAACTCGCCGATGAACACTGA
- the aroB gene encoding 3-dehydroquinate synthase produces MNTEALQIDFPVPARSTSIINSADPGSFFAGLPERTVFITDRRVNHLYGRLLPSTCPRLVLPPGEKSKTHKTVMRLYRGLVRRRIDRSYHLVGFGGGVVCDTAAFVAATYMRGIPCGLVPTTLLSQVDAAHGGKNGVNFIGFKNLIGTIRQPTFVLISPVFLKTLSNRDLACGFSELIKTAAVADAELFSFLEKEQCSLKRLEKEALTRAVMTAVGVKTDLVKKDEFEKGIRKTLNFGHTLGHALERSIRMEHGAAVAVGMAAAAEISEHLGLLSANEKERLLNVLSAFDLPLRINSTPAGLFRALRADKKKSGSLIDLILLRKIGRAEIVSLDRRQVEQYYHDLHLLR; encoded by the coding sequence ATGAACACTGAAGCATTGCAAATCGACTTCCCCGTGCCTGCCCGCAGCACTTCGATAATCAATTCTGCCGATCCGGGAAGCTTCTTTGCCGGATTGCCCGAAAGAACGGTTTTTATAACCGACCGCCGCGTCAACCACCTGTACGGCCGGTTGCTGCCATCCACATGCCCGCGGCTGGTATTGCCGCCCGGTGAAAAAAGCAAGACGCACAAAACCGTGATGAGGTTGTACCGCGGCCTGGTGCGCCGTCGCATCGACCGCTCTTATCACCTGGTTGGTTTCGGCGGAGGCGTCGTCTGCGACACCGCCGCTTTCGTCGCCGCGACTTACATGCGCGGTATACCTTGCGGACTGGTTCCCACCACCCTGCTGTCCCAGGTCGACGCCGCTCACGGCGGAAAAAACGGAGTCAACTTTATCGGTTTCAAAAACCTGATCGGCACCATCCGCCAACCCACTTTCGTTCTTATCAGTCCGGTATTTCTGAAAACCCTGTCCAACCGTGATCTGGCCTGCGGTTTTTCCGAACTCATTAAAACCGCGGCCGTAGCCGACGCCGAGCTTTTCTCATTCCTGGAAAAAGAACAGTGCTCATTGAAACGCCTTGAAAAAGAAGCCCTGACCCGGGCGGTCATGACTGCCGTGGGCGTAAAAACCGACCTGGTGAAAAAAGACGAATTTGAAAAAGGAATCAGGAAGACACTCAATTTCGGCCACACCCTGGGTCATGCCCTGGAGAGAAGCATCCGTATGGAGCACGGAGCGGCCGTGGCGGTTGGCATGGCCGCGGCGGCGGAAATATCGGAACACCTCGGCCTGTTGTCTGCAAATGAAAAAGAGAGATTGCTGAATGTACTGTCGGCTTTCGATCTGCCATTGCGGATCAACTCAACGCCTGCCGGCCTCTTCCGGGCACTGCGCGCGGACAAAAAGAAAAGTGGATCCCTAATTGACCTGATACTGCTACGAAAAATCGGCCGTGCCGAAATAGTCAGCCTGGATCGTCGCCAGGTGGAGCAATACTACCATGATCTGCACCTGCTTCGGTAA
- a CDS encoding type I 3-dehydroquinate dehydratase, which yields MICTCFGKGDQLLHPGRLSGLECAEIRLDQLKLDADAVRELFSLPLPTIATCRMGALPASKRLSLLIAAVESGAAFVDLDRSDVRTFIPALAPAMRRRDCRLIVSHHDHEHTPGFHRLRKIAISCLYAGANLVKIACRVNHPSDATRLMSLYNLRHPPPSSLLAIGMGPAGTWTRIAALALGAPLAYAAPDDGKETAPGQLKTSTMVELRRILISGGLE from the coding sequence ATGATCTGCACCTGCTTCGGTAAAGGCGATCAACTTCTGCACCCGGGGAGGCTCTCGGGACTGGAGTGCGCGGAAATCAGACTGGATCAGCTCAAGCTCGATGCGGATGCCGTACGCGAACTCTTTTCCCTTCCCCTGCCCACTATCGCCACTTGCCGAATGGGCGCCTTGCCTGCTTCGAAACGGCTCTCCCTGCTGATTGCGGCCGTTGAGTCGGGAGCGGCGTTTGTAGACCTGGACCGCAGCGATGTTCGCACGTTCATACCCGCCCTCGCCCCGGCCATGCGTCGCCGGGATTGCAGACTGATTGTGTCCCATCACGATCACGAGCATACCCCGGGTTTTCACCGGCTGCGCAAGATCGCAATCTCCTGCCTGTATGCCGGTGCAAACCTGGTCAAGATCGCCTGCCGGGTCAATCATCCCTCCGATGCCACACGCCTGATGTCACTTTACAATCTGCGCCATCCGCCACCGTCGAGCCTGCTGGCAATCGGCATGGGTCCTGCGGGAACCTGGACGCGGATTGCAGCCCTGGCGCTCGGGGCGCCCCTTGCCTATGCCGCACCCGATGACGGCAAGGAGACGGCTCCCGGGCAACTGAAGACTTCCACCATGGTTGAATTGCGCCGCATATTGATTTCCGGAGGCTTGGAATGA
- the aroA gene encoding 3-phosphoshikimate 1-carboxyvinyltransferase, whose protein sequence is MLLQMKSVRMSEINGRIAARPSKSVMQRVLAASLLAPGRSRIRNPSFCRDSEAALNAARTLGAKVTKTPELVTIDGGLSPNRQEIHCGEAGLTLRMFTPIAALFDKPIKMIARGTLRRRPMDGIQEVLTSLGCSCTVNGNHPPLTVTGPMRGGCCEIDGSLTSQFLSGLLFALPLTPAGGCIRVTNPQSLPYIDLTLETLSAFGIQVANQDYRLFRVRPNQVYSPAEVAVEGDWSSASFFLVAAALAGRIEMSGLNPASRQADKGITAALEMCGAQVKWTGGILGVRKSKLRGFTFDATQSPDLFPPLVALALNCYSISRISGVRRLRHKESDRGRVLLEEFKHLGARMKIENDSLIIEGGKIHGGVVNSRHDHRIAMAAACAGLKTKKPVTIVGSECVAKSHPGFFSDLAALGGRVQ, encoded by the coding sequence GTGTTATTGCAGATGAAATCGGTCCGTATGTCTGAAATCAACGGCCGGATTGCCGCTCGCCCTTCAAAGAGCGTCATGCAGCGCGTCCTGGCCGCCTCGCTGCTGGCCCCGGGACGCAGCCGCATCCGAAACCCCTCTTTCTGCCGTGATTCCGAGGCGGCCCTTAATGCGGCCCGCACCCTCGGAGCGAAAGTCACGAAAACCCCCGAACTGGTTACGATAGATGGCGGTCTTTCACCCAACCGGCAAGAGATCCACTGCGGAGAAGCCGGCTTGACCCTGAGAATGTTTACTCCCATTGCCGCCCTTTTCGACAAACCCATTAAAATGATCGCCCGCGGCACCCTGAGGCGACGCCCCATGGACGGGATTCAAGAAGTTCTGACTTCCCTGGGATGTTCTTGCACCGTTAACGGAAACCACCCTCCCTTAACCGTGACCGGGCCCATGAGGGGCGGTTGTTGCGAAATCGACGGCAGCCTGACTTCGCAGTTTCTCAGCGGATTGCTGTTCGCCCTGCCCCTGACTCCCGCGGGCGGCTGCATCAGGGTCACCAATCCGCAAAGCCTGCCGTATATCGACCTGACCCTGGAAACGCTGTCGGCTTTCGGCATTCAGGTTGCAAACCAGGACTACCGCCTTTTCCGGGTCCGCCCCAACCAGGTGTATTCACCCGCGGAAGTTGCCGTTGAAGGAGACTGGAGCAGCGCATCCTTTTTCCTGGTGGCCGCGGCCCTGGCCGGCCGGATCGAAATGAGCGGACTGAATCCGGCATCCAGACAGGCCGATAAAGGAATCACGGCGGCTCTGGAGATGTGCGGAGCCCAGGTGAAGTGGACCGGCGGTATTCTCGGAGTAAGAAAATCAAAACTGCGCGGGTTCACCTTCGACGCCACGCAGTCTCCGGACCTCTTCCCCCCCCTGGTTGCCCTGGCCCTCAATTGTTACAGCATTTCGCGGATCAGCGGCGTACGGCGCCTGCGCCACAAGGAATCCGACCGCGGCCGCGTCCTGTTGGAGGAATTCAAACACCTTGGAGCTCGAATGAAAATTGAAAACGACTCGTTGATCATTGAGGGCGGCAAAATTCATGGAGGAGTCGTAAATTCCCGCCACGATCATCGCATTGCCATGGCCGCCGCCTGTGCCGGCCTGAAGACAAAAAAGCCGGTCACCATTGTGGGCTCAGAATGCGTGGCAAAATCGCATCCCGGTTTCTTTTCCGACCTGGCCGCCCTTGGAGGACGGGTCCAGTGA
- a CDS encoding chorismate synthase, producing the protein MNSFGRIFRIHLHGESHGWEVGVTIDGCPAGLPLAPGDFQTDLDRRRSGMPGTTARQEADLPEIRCGVYKNRTSGAPLMISFRNRDFRSSDYLNGPRAPRPGHADFAANEKFAGWNDPRGGGMFSGRLTLGLVAAGVVAKKILSPLAIRAELVAVAGSRDIQNAVSAVEKAGDSAGGLLECRATRVPAGLGEPFFDSLESLIAHIVFAIPGIKGIEFGAGFGSAAMTGSRFNDLIVNKRGHTQSNNSGGCNGGISNGNPVVFRVAARPTASIARGQNTFNPNSGKREVIHLKGRHDTCFALRLPVILEAVSAVVFADLLSLAGKITPVRRKT; encoded by the coding sequence GTGAACAGTTTTGGACGAATTTTTCGCATTCACCTGCACGGTGAATCCCACGGTTGGGAAGTGGGCGTAACCATTGACGGCTGCCCGGCCGGCCTGCCCCTGGCTCCAGGCGATTTTCAAACCGATCTCGACCGGAGGCGCAGCGGTATGCCGGGAACCACTGCCAGGCAAGAAGCCGACCTGCCCGAAATCCGCTGCGGGGTTTACAAAAACCGAACCAGCGGCGCACCACTGATGATCTCTTTTCGCAACCGGGATTTCAGAAGCAGCGATTACCTGAACGGACCGAGAGCGCCCCGGCCCGGGCATGCGGATTTCGCCGCAAATGAAAAATTCGCGGGGTGGAACGATCCCCGGGGAGGCGGCATGTTCTCCGGACGCCTCACCCTGGGACTGGTGGCTGCCGGAGTTGTGGCCAAAAAGATCCTGTCTCCCCTGGCAATCCGTGCCGAACTGGTCGCGGTCGCCGGCAGCAGGGATATTCAAAACGCGGTGTCCGCGGTAGAAAAGGCGGGGGACTCTGCGGGCGGACTGCTGGAATGCCGGGCGACCCGGGTTCCAGCGGGTCTGGGTGAACCCTTTTTCGACTCACTCGAATCCCTGATCGCCCACATCGTCTTTGCGATTCCGGGAATCAAGGGCATCGAGTTCGGGGCCGGTTTCGGGTCCGCGGCCATGACCGGCAGCCGATTCAACGACCTCATAGTCAATAAACGCGGGCACACTCAAAGCAACAACAGCGGGGGATGCAACGGGGGAATCAGCAACGGCAACCCGGTTGTTTTCCGCGTGGCCGCCCGGCCCACCGCCAGCATCGCGCGCGGGCAGAATACGTTCAACCCGAACAGCGGCAAACGGGAAGTAATCCACCTGAAAGGCCGCCACGATACCTGTTTCGCCCTGCGCCTGCCGGTTATACTGGAGGCTGTCAGCGCCGTGGTTTTCGCCGACCTGCTCAGCCTTGCGGGAAAAATCACGCCTGTCCGGAGGAAAACATGA
- a CDS encoding anthranilate synthase component I family protein, giving the protein MTIESKTILPSEAEFRKAAKSYNIVPVSREIRADFETPLSIFLKCRGDFLLESIERGEHVGRYSFVACGKKSEIELRGRRITIREKNSSPTTILERETTNPLEDIRAYLGSLSCLEYEHLPPFFGGVIGFLGYEAAAYFEKIPIAKIGHDFPDGLLVIPEVLLVYDSVKRSVCIIVLADGLPEKKCAYRNACRVIMEYEKLLAAPMPNPQQKIIGEKPLMKAESGKEKFIGGVETCRELIRKGEIIQVVLSQGFSARVEGDPFPIYQALRAGNPSPYLFYLDFGCLILIGSSPEMLVKVEGREVLTKPIAGTRPRGKTISDDNELARELLDDPKERAEHLMLVDLARNDLGRVAVAGSIEVVDFMSVERYSHVMHLVSTVRAELEADRDVFDLITAAFPAGTLSGAPKIRAMEIISEIEGRQRGPYGGMVFYLGFNGNLDSCITIRTIVIKDQQAMIRAGAGIVLASDPGHEYRETLDKAAALFQAIASAHDQGGN; this is encoded by the coding sequence ATGACCATTGAAAGCAAAACAATCCTGCCGTCCGAAGCGGAATTCAGGAAAGCCGCGAAATCATACAATATCGTACCGGTCAGCCGTGAAATCAGAGCCGATTTTGAGACTCCGCTCTCTATATTTCTCAAGTGCCGGGGCGATTTCCTGTTGGAATCGATCGAAAGGGGAGAGCACGTCGGACGCTACTCCTTCGTTGCCTGCGGCAAAAAAAGCGAAATCGAGTTACGCGGGCGGAGAATCACGATCCGCGAAAAAAACAGTTCTCCGACGACTATCCTGGAGCGGGAAACAACCAATCCCCTGGAGGATATCCGCGCTTACCTGGGTTCACTCAGTTGCCTTGAGTATGAGCATCTGCCGCCCTTTTTTGGCGGGGTGATCGGGTTTCTCGGCTACGAAGCGGCCGCGTATTTCGAAAAAATTCCCATAGCGAAAATTGGACACGATTTTCCGGACGGCTTGCTCGTGATTCCCGAAGTATTGCTGGTTTACGATTCAGTCAAGCGATCGGTATGCATCATTGTACTGGCCGACGGCTTGCCGGAAAAAAAATGCGCTTACCGGAACGCCTGCCGCGTGATCATGGAATACGAAAAACTCCTGGCTGCCCCCATGCCGAATCCCCAGCAAAAAATCATCGGAGAAAAACCACTCATGAAAGCGGAATCCGGTAAAGAAAAATTTATTGGTGGCGTTGAGACCTGCCGGGAACTGATCCGGAAAGGCGAAATCATCCAGGTTGTTTTATCGCAAGGTTTCAGCGCCCGCGTTGAAGGAGATCCTTTCCCGATTTACCAGGCTTTACGAGCCGGTAACCCCTCGCCGTACCTTTTCTATCTCGATTTCGGCTGCTTAATCCTGATCGGTTCATCTCCCGAGATGCTGGTGAAAGTAGAGGGCCGTGAGGTGTTGACCAAACCGATAGCCGGCACGCGGCCGCGCGGAAAAACCATTTCCGATGACAACGAACTGGCCCGCGAACTCCTTGACGACCCCAAAGAACGTGCCGAGCATTTAATGCTGGTGGATCTGGCCCGCAACGACCTGGGCCGGGTCGCCGTCGCCGGCAGTATCGAAGTGGTTGATTTCATGAGTGTGGAACGTTATTCGCACGTCATGCACCTGGTTTCCACGGTCAGGGCGGAACTGGAGGCTGATCGTGATGTTTTTGACCTGATCACCGCCGCGTTCCCCGCGGGCACGCTCAGTGGAGCCCCAAAAATCAGGGCCATGGAGATCATCAGTGAAATCGAGGGCCGACAACGCGGCCCGTACGGCGGCATGGTTTTTTACCTTGGATTCAACGGCAATCTGGACTCCTGCATCACTATCCGCACCATCGTCATCAAGGATCAGCAGGCCATGATCCGAGCGGGAGCCGGTATAGTTCTGGCATCCGATCCGGGTCATGAGTACCGGGAAACCCTGGACAAGGCGGCCGCTCTTTTCCAGGCAA